The following coding sequences lie in one Paenibacillus durus ATCC 35681 genomic window:
- a CDS encoding UDP-N-acetylmuramoyl-L-alanyl-D-glutamate--2,6-diaminopimelate ligase — protein sequence MKLEELSSCLAAARLYRNGGIEITDLQADSRRVKPGDLFICLPGFTVDGHDFAPQAASSGAAALVVERKLEIDLPQIVVDDSRFAMSVLSNAFFKSPSSRMKMIGVTGTNGKTTTTYLIERIMEDHGVKTGLIGTIQMRYGGVSYPMPRTTPESLELQRSLNDMASSGVQCCVMEVSSHALEQGRVKGTDFRTAIFTNLTQDHLDYHHTMEEYRAAKGLFFSRLGNVISPWKEERKYAVLNADDTASSYFAAQTAAEVITYGIDNEANVRASQISITAKGTSFHVDTFKGEADISLKMVGKFNVYNALAAISAALLEEVPLADIKASLESVPGVSGRVESVDEGQPYAVVVDYAHTPDGLENVLRTVREFAEGKVLTVFGCGGDRDRTKRPLMGKISARYSDVILVTSDNPRTEDPAAILKDIEAGLIEDSVDRSRYELIVDRREAIVKAIEMASPGDVVLIAGKGHETYQLIGGAVLDFDDRIVAQEAIRGRS from the coding sequence ATGAAACTTGAAGAATTATCATCTTGTCTGGCGGCTGCGCGTTTATATAGGAACGGCGGGATAGAGATTACCGATTTGCAGGCGGATTCCCGCCGTGTAAAGCCGGGAGATCTGTTCATCTGCCTGCCCGGATTTACCGTGGACGGACATGATTTTGCTCCTCAAGCCGCATCAAGCGGGGCGGCGGCGCTTGTAGTCGAGCGAAAGCTTGAAATCGATCTGCCGCAGATTGTAGTCGATGACAGCCGGTTCGCGATGTCCGTCCTGTCGAATGCATTTTTCAAGTCTCCCAGCAGCCGGATGAAGATGATCGGTGTTACCGGTACGAACGGAAAGACGACGACAACGTATCTGATCGAACGCATCATGGAGGATCATGGTGTCAAGACGGGGCTTATCGGAACGATACAAATGCGCTATGGCGGGGTCAGCTATCCGATGCCCCGGACGACGCCGGAGTCCCTTGAGCTTCAGCGTTCTCTGAACGATATGGCGTCTAGTGGCGTGCAGTGCTGCGTGATGGAGGTTTCCTCGCATGCGCTCGAGCAGGGGCGGGTAAAAGGAACGGACTTTCGCACCGCCATTTTCACCAATCTGACACAAGATCATTTGGATTATCATCATACGATGGAAGAGTACCGCGCGGCGAAGGGGCTGTTCTTCTCCAGACTTGGAAATGTGATTTCTCCCTGGAAAGAAGAACGGAAATACGCCGTCCTGAACGCGGACGATACGGCAAGCTCCTATTTTGCGGCCCAGACGGCAGCCGAAGTCATTACATACGGTATTGACAACGAGGCCAACGTCCGAGCTTCGCAAATCTCCATCACGGCCAAAGGCACCTCGTTTCACGTGGACACCTTTAAGGGTGAAGCCGATATTTCACTCAAGATGGTAGGCAAATTCAATGTGTACAACGCGCTTGCGGCCATAAGCGCTGCTCTGCTTGAGGAAGTTCCGCTTGCGGATATCAAGGCCAGCCTTGAATCGGTGCCGGGGGTAAGCGGGCGCGTGGAGTCGGTTGACGAAGGCCAACCTTACGCGGTCGTTGTGGATTATGCGCATACTCCGGACGGATTGGAAAATGTGCTTCGTACGGTCCGGGAGTTCGCGGAGGGTAAAGTTCTGACCGTCTTCGGCTGCGGCGGCGACCGTGACCGGACGAAACGTCCGCTTATGGGAAAAATTTCGGCAAGGTACAGCGATGTTATTCTGGTCACTTCCGATAACCCGCGAACTGAAGATCCGGCAGCGATTCTGAAGGACATAGAGGCCGGGCTGATTGAAGACAGCGTGGACCGCAGCCGGTATGAGCTGATTGTCGACCGGCGCGAAGCAATCGTGAAAGCTATTGAAATGGCAAGCCCCGGCGATGTAGTATTGATTGCGGGGAAAGGTCATGAGACCTACCAACTCATTGGCGGCGCTGTTCTCGATTTCGATGACCGCATCGTCGCGCAAGAAGCTATAAGGGGTCGAAGCTAG
- a CDS encoding stage V sporulation protein D: MKVSNVVSRRRMLWTLLGLAVLFIALVLRLAYVQLSKGEELSAKAENSWRRNIPFTAKRGEILDREGTALAYNISSPTVYAIPVQIKDKEGTAVKLAPLLGMTQEKLMTLLSKRESTVRLQPGGRKITMELAGNIRDLQLPGIVVAEDSKRFYPYGDLAAHILGFTGIDNQGITGIENVYDKLLKGIGGNISYLSDAGGRLMPGSSERYAQPQDGLKLELTIDKQIQSIMERELDQAMVKYQANASWAIAMNPKNGEILAMASRPGYEPGQYKEYDSAVYNRNLPIWMTYEPGSTFKIITLAAALNESKVDLQHEHFYDPGYIEVGGARLRCWKKGGHGSETFLQVVENSCNPGFVALGQRLGKDALFQYIRNFGFGSKTGIDLNGEENGILFKPSRVGPVELATTAFGQGVSVTPIQQIAAVSAAVNGGKLYKPHVAKAWINPDTGQTVSEVKPEMVRQVISEETSKKVREALESVVAKGTGRPAFIDGYRVGGKTGTAQKVINGRYSASEHIVSFIGFAPADDPQIVVYTAVDNPQGIQFGGVVAAPIVQNILEDSLHYLKVPQRKDQLAKVYKLGETPIDVVPDLVGATVQDIYEDMNMNFNLVRSGTGDMVINQAPKAGTRVERGSTIRIYMGSSSP; encoded by the coding sequence ATGAAGGTTTCGAACGTTGTATCGCGGCGGCGGATGCTGTGGACTTTGCTGGGGCTTGCCGTATTATTTATAGCTCTGGTCCTGCGTCTTGCCTATGTGCAGCTGTCCAAGGGAGAAGAACTGTCGGCGAAGGCGGAGAATTCATGGCGACGTAACATTCCGTTCACAGCCAAACGCGGCGAAATTCTGGATCGCGAAGGGACTGCGCTGGCTTATAACATCAGTTCGCCGACCGTGTATGCCATTCCGGTTCAGATCAAGGACAAAGAAGGGACTGCGGTGAAGCTGGCGCCGCTTCTGGGAATGACACAGGAGAAGCTGATGACCCTGTTATCAAAACGTGAATCCACGGTGAGACTGCAGCCCGGCGGACGCAAAATTACGATGGAACTCGCCGGGAACATTCGTGATTTGCAGCTGCCGGGCATCGTTGTGGCCGAGGACAGCAAGCGGTTTTACCCGTATGGAGATTTGGCGGCGCATATACTCGGCTTCACCGGCATAGACAATCAGGGGATTACAGGCATCGAAAATGTCTATGACAAGCTTCTGAAAGGCATAGGCGGGAATATTTCGTATTTGTCCGATGCTGGAGGGCGGCTGATGCCCGGCTCTTCGGAAAGGTATGCGCAGCCTCAGGATGGCCTGAAACTGGAACTGACCATCGACAAGCAGATTCAGTCCATTATGGAACGGGAGCTGGATCAGGCCATGGTCAAATATCAGGCCAACGCTAGCTGGGCGATTGCCATGAATCCGAAGAACGGGGAGATTCTGGCGATGGCCAGCCGCCCTGGCTACGAGCCCGGCCAATATAAGGAGTATGACTCCGCAGTCTATAACCGGAATCTGCCGATCTGGATGACCTACGAACCCGGTTCGACTTTCAAGATCATTACGCTGGCGGCGGCGCTGAACGAGAGCAAGGTGGATTTACAGCATGAACACTTTTACGATCCCGGCTATATTGAAGTGGGCGGGGCCAGGCTGCGCTGCTGGAAAAAAGGCGGTCACGGCAGTGAGACATTCCTGCAGGTGGTGGAGAATTCCTGCAATCCTGGCTTTGTTGCTCTGGGGCAGCGGCTCGGAAAAGACGCGCTGTTCCAATATATCCGCAACTTCGGCTTTGGCAGTAAAACGGGAATTGATCTGAACGGCGAGGAGAACGGTATCCTGTTCAAGCCGTCGCGGGTAGGGCCGGTAGAACTGGCGACTACAGCCTTCGGTCAAGGGGTATCCGTGACGCCGATTCAGCAGATTGCGGCGGTGTCGGCGGCGGTTAACGGCGGGAAGCTTTACAAGCCGCATGTTGCCAAAGCGTGGATCAATCCGGATACCGGGCAGACCGTATCCGAAGTGAAGCCGGAGATGGTTCGTCAGGTTATCTCGGAGGAAACGTCAAAGAAAGTTCGCGAAGCGCTGGAGAGCGTCGTCGCCAAAGGAACGGGCCGGCCGGCATTTATTGACGGCTACCGGGTCGGCGGCAAGACCGGTACTGCGCAAAAAGTCATTAACGGACGCTATTCCGCGTCCGAGCATATCGTTTCTTTTATCGGCTTCGCGCCTGCGGATGATCCGCAAATTGTCGTATACACTGCTGTAGACAATCCACAAGGCATCCAGTTCGGGGGCGTTGTGGCTGCGCCGATCGTGCAGAACATTCTGGAAGATTCCCTGCACTATTTGAAGGTGCCTCAGCGTAAAGACCAGCTTGCCAAAGTTTACAAACTCGGGGAAACGCCCATTGATGTAGTGCCGGATTTGGTTGGAGCAACGGTTCAGGACATTTACGAGGATATGAATATGAATTTCAATCTTGTCCGTTCCGGCACCGGAGACATGGTTATCAATCAGGCGCCCAAGGCGGGAACAAGAGTGGAACGGGGATCGACGATCCGGATTTATATGGGTTCTTCCAGTCCATAA
- a CDS encoding penicillin-binding transpeptidase domain-containing protein, translating into MIKRIKLRMLFIGGCITLFFLVLVGRVFYIQVLQGDYWQKEAAKTWAHTTIIKALRGEITDRNGSVLASDVPAFTVVVEPDVIHERGLRDEVIQGLHEILNKPVSELEELIDAKDKNGNLLKNREVRNEGWKVDQEVADKITEFAKKLEEEHDIRETGIGFVKDQKRYYPKDSLAAHVLGYTDREGNAVAGLEYFYDKQLKGADGKLDYQSDGKGVKLPDAAETFKPVVNGDNLKLTIDSTIQYYIQDAMKEAYAEYQPKSMTVIAADPNTMEILGMANMPTFNPNEYWKTQDQGDFYNHAIKSIYEPGSTFKIVTLAGTVQEKLFDPNAKFESGQIRIKGYRRSLRDMHGGWGRITYLDGVKHSSNVGFVKLGYEMLGKDRLKQYIDNFGFGQKTGIDLPGEAKGSITPHWEVEFATLAYGHGKVQVTPIQQLAAVSAVANGGKLMKPYVVKEIEDPNTGKKTVKKPEMVRQVISAESAKQTGLYLEQVVADQDKGTGKHAYIEGYRVAGKTGTAVKVVNGEYDYTKNVVSFIGYAPVNDPKIAVIVIVDEPKTDGGGGAVAAPIFKKIVSQSLEYMGVPKVYANDKNGKKSGNDPVSARTAPNMVGQTMKSAREQLMNQGYDFETVGDGASVASQYPSAGTALASGQKVYLLSEQGDKPTIPDLRGESLRDALEVLSLLKVGIQVSGEGYVTEQKESVNNGKKQVALTLKPSEQDAKDTEVALAEAADPNTKSATSSKPDSNSEQNAASSN; encoded by the coding sequence ATGATAAAAAGAATAAAGCTTCGCATGCTGTTCATAGGGGGATGTATTACCCTCTTTTTTCTTGTTCTGGTCGGACGGGTATTCTATATTCAGGTGCTTCAAGGGGATTATTGGCAAAAAGAGGCCGCGAAGACTTGGGCGCATACAACCATTATCAAAGCCCTGCGCGGAGAAATTACAGATCGCAACGGAAGTGTCCTTGCCAGCGACGTGCCCGCTTTTACGGTAGTCGTGGAACCGGACGTTATTCATGAGCGGGGCCTTCGCGACGAAGTCATTCAGGGGCTGCATGAGATTTTGAACAAGCCGGTTTCGGAACTCGAAGAACTGATCGATGCGAAGGACAAGAACGGCAATTTATTAAAGAACCGCGAGGTACGCAACGAAGGCTGGAAGGTCGATCAGGAAGTGGCCGACAAGATTACCGAGTTCGCGAAAAAGCTGGAAGAGGAGCATGATATCCGCGAAACTGGCATCGGCTTTGTCAAGGACCAGAAACGCTATTATCCCAAAGATTCGCTGGCCGCTCATGTTCTCGGGTATACGGACCGTGAAGGCAACGCCGTGGCCGGGCTGGAATATTTCTACGACAAGCAGTTGAAGGGAGCAGATGGAAAGCTTGATTACCAGAGCGATGGCAAGGGCGTCAAGCTGCCCGATGCGGCAGAGACATTTAAGCCGGTCGTCAATGGCGATAACCTCAAGCTTACCATAGACAGCACCATCCAATACTATATTCAAGATGCAATGAAAGAGGCCTACGCGGAATATCAGCCAAAGAGCATGACGGTCATTGCCGCCGACCCGAACACGATGGAGATTCTGGGCATGGCGAATATGCCTACCTTTAATCCCAATGAATATTGGAAGACTCAGGATCAAGGGGATTTCTACAATCATGCGATCAAGTCTATTTATGAGCCGGGATCGACTTTTAAAATTGTAACGCTGGCCGGGACGGTACAGGAGAAGCTGTTCGATCCGAACGCAAAGTTTGAATCCGGACAGATTCGAATTAAAGGTTACAGAAGGTCTCTTCGTGATATGCACGGGGGTTGGGGAAGAATTACCTATCTAGACGGCGTGAAGCATTCCAGTAATGTAGGCTTTGTCAAGTTGGGCTATGAAATGCTGGGAAAAGACCGGCTGAAACAGTATATTGATAATTTCGGCTTCGGCCAAAAGACGGGCATTGATCTCCCCGGCGAAGCCAAGGGATCGATTACGCCGCATTGGGAAGTGGAATTCGCCACTCTGGCTTACGGACACGGGAAGGTGCAGGTCACCCCGATCCAGCAGCTCGCGGCGGTATCGGCGGTTGCCAACGGCGGCAAGTTAATGAAGCCTTATGTGGTCAAGGAAATCGAAGACCCGAACACCGGCAAAAAGACAGTTAAGAAGCCGGAAATGGTGCGTCAGGTCATTTCGGCGGAGAGCGCCAAGCAGACCGGCCTATATCTCGAACAGGTGGTTGCCGATCAGGATAAAGGCACCGGAAAGCATGCTTACATCGAAGGATACCGTGTGGCCGGCAAGACTGGTACGGCTGTTAAGGTGGTCAACGGGGAGTACGATTACACTAAGAACGTGGTTTCTTTTATCGGCTACGCACCGGTCAACGATCCGAAGATTGCCGTGATTGTCATCGTCGATGAACCCAAGACGGATGGCGGCGGTGGCGCGGTGGCCGCCCCGATCTTCAAGAAGATCGTTTCCCAGTCTTTGGAGTATATGGGCGTCCCCAAAGTGTACGCAAATGACAAGAACGGAAAGAAATCCGGGAATGATCCGGTGTCGGCGCGCACTGCTCCGAACATGGTCGGTCAAACGATGAAGTCTGCGAGAGAACAGCTGATGAACCAAGGCTATGATTTTGAAACTGTCGGAGACGGCGCTTCGGTGGCCAGCCAGTATCCGTCTGCGGGTACGGCGCTTGCTTCCGGGCAGAAGGTATACCTACTCAGCGAGCAGGGCGATAAGCCGACCATCCCCGATCTTCGCGGCGAATCGCTTCGGGATGCGCTTGAGGTGCTCAGCCTGTTGAAGGTAGGCATCCAGGTCAGCGGAGAAGGATATGTCACGGAACAGAAGGAATCCGTGAATAACGGCAAAAAGCAAGTTGCGCTGACCCTGAAGCCTAGCGAGCAAGATGCAAAAGACACCGAGGTAGCCTTGGCGGAAGCGGCTGATCCGAATACCAAATCGGCTACCTCATCAAAACCGGATAGTAACTCCGAACAGAACGCCGCATCCTCGAACTAG
- the rsmH gene encoding 16S rRNA (cytosine(1402)-N(4))-methyltransferase RsmH, protein MFHHITVLKEEATEGLHVREDGIYVDCTLGGAGHSALIASRLGSQGRLIALDQDDWALDNAKEKLASFGDKVILVKTNFRDLEEVLRALPMVPQRDGIPQVDGILFDLGVSSPQFDEGERGFSYNHDAPLDMRMDRSAELTAAEIVNTWPEQEIARVLFQYGEEKFSRRIAGKIVERRAVHPIHSTKELADIIKEAIPAATRRTGGHPAKRSFQGLRIAVNDELGAFEEALHAAVRCLAPGGRVSVITFHSLEDRICKQILNSYVGRCTCPPDFPLCVCGGEGQMKLINRKPLTPGEEELTLNPRARSAKLRIAEKL, encoded by the coding sequence TTGTTTCATCACATCACGGTTCTGAAAGAAGAAGCGACGGAGGGCTTACATGTCAGAGAAGACGGCATCTATGTGGATTGTACGCTCGGAGGAGCGGGGCACAGTGCCCTAATCGCTTCCCGCTTGGGCAGTCAGGGCCGGTTGATCGCGCTCGATCAGGACGACTGGGCCTTGGACAACGCCAAGGAAAAGCTCGCATCCTTCGGAGACAAAGTTATCCTGGTCAAGACAAATTTTCGGGATTTGGAGGAAGTGCTGAGAGCGCTGCCTATGGTGCCGCAGAGAGACGGCATTCCCCAGGTGGACGGCATCCTGTTCGATCTAGGCGTCTCCTCCCCGCAGTTTGACGAAGGAGAGCGCGGTTTCAGTTATAACCATGACGCTCCGCTCGATATGCGGATGGACCGGAGTGCCGAATTGACCGCTGCTGAGATCGTAAACACCTGGCCCGAACAGGAAATCGCCCGCGTGCTGTTCCAGTATGGAGAGGAGAAGTTCTCCAGGCGAATTGCGGGAAAAATTGTTGAGCGGAGAGCGGTTCATCCTATTCATAGTACGAAGGAACTAGCCGATATAATTAAGGAGGCAATTCCGGCAGCGACGCGCAGGACGGGCGGACATCCCGCCAAACGAAGCTTTCAGGGGCTGCGCATTGCCGTAAACGATGAATTGGGCGCTTTTGAAGAGGCCCTTCATGCGGCTGTGCGTTGTCTGGCTCCTGGAGGGAGAGTTTCCGTGATTACGTTCCATTCCCTGGAGGACCGGATTTGCAAGCAAATCTTGAACAGCTATGTCGGCCGCTGTACGTGCCCGCCGGATTTTCCGCTATGTGTATGCGGAGGCGAAGGCCAGATGAAACTGATTAATCGCAAGCCGCTTACGCCCGGCGAAGAGGAGCTAACCTTGAATCCTCGCGCCCGCTCGGCCAAGCTGCGCATTGCGGAGAAATTGTAA
- the mraZ gene encoding division/cell wall cluster transcriptional repressor MraZ, whose translation MFMGEYQHSIDDKGRIIIPAKFRELLGASFVATRGLDSCLFVYPMEEWAIMEQKLKSLPLMKSDARAFSRFFFSGATECQWDKQGRVTLPANLREYAKLNKDCVILGVSNRVEIWKKELWEQYFGQSEESFNEIAEKLVDFNFDL comes from the coding sequence ATGTTTATGGGGGAATACCAGCATAGCATTGACGATAAAGGCCGTATTATTATTCCGGCTAAGTTTCGTGAGCTGCTCGGCGCCTCTTTTGTGGCCACCCGCGGACTCGATTCCTGCCTGTTCGTTTATCCCATGGAAGAATGGGCAATCATGGAACAAAAGCTGAAAAGTCTGCCGCTCATGAAGAGCGATGCACGCGCGTTCAGCCGTTTCTTTTTCTCGGGAGCGACAGAATGCCAGTGGGACAAGCAGGGGAGGGTGACCCTTCCCGCCAATCTGCGTGAGTATGCAAAGCTGAACAAGGACTGTGTTATTCTGGGCGTATCGAACCGGGTGGAAATCTGGAAGAAGGAGCTTTGGGAACAGTACTTCGGGCAGTCGGAGGAATCGTTCAACGAGATCGCCGAGAAGCTGGTGGATTTCAACTTTGATTTATAA
- a CDS encoding adenosylhomocysteinase produces the protein MSSLSKQNSIVADMSLAPDGHLKIDWVRQHMPVLNRIREQFEAEQPFKGLKVSITLHLEAKTAYLAKVVQAGGAEVTITGSNPLSTQDDVCAALVEDGITVFAKYNPTPEEFKALNIKALESKPDLIIDDGGDFATLLHSERPDLMVNIRGGAEETTTGIIRLKALQKQGVLKFPMVAVNDAYCKHLFDNRYGTGQSAWDGIIRTTNLMVAGKTVVVVGYGWCGKGVAMRAKGLGANVIVTEVDAIKAVEAHMDGFHVLPMLEAAKLGDFFVTVTGNRYVIRGQHYDVMKDGAIMCNAGHFDVEVNKPELAERAVTQRVVRKNIEEYQLKDGRKLYLLAEGRLVNLGAADGHPAEIMDMTFALQALSLKYVNDNYEKIGVKVENVPYELDEQVARYKLESMGLSIDSLTPEQVAYLDSWKLN, from the coding sequence ATGAGTTCCCTATCCAAGCAAAATAGTATTGTAGCCGATATGTCACTCGCTCCAGACGGACATCTCAAAATTGACTGGGTCCGCCAGCATATGCCCGTGTTAAACCGTATCCGAGAGCAGTTCGAAGCGGAACAGCCGTTCAAAGGGCTGAAAGTATCCATAACGCTGCATTTGGAAGCCAAAACGGCTTACTTGGCCAAGGTTGTGCAGGCCGGCGGTGCCGAGGTAACGATTACCGGCTCGAACCCGCTGTCCACGCAGGACGACGTCTGTGCCGCTCTGGTTGAAGACGGCATTACCGTATTTGCCAAATACAATCCGACACCCGAGGAGTTCAAGGCGCTCAACATCAAGGCGCTGGAAAGCAAGCCCGACCTGATTATTGACGACGGCGGCGATTTTGCGACGCTGCTGCATTCCGAGCGGCCTGACCTGATGGTGAACATCCGCGGCGGCGCGGAGGAGACAACGACCGGTATTATCCGGCTGAAAGCTCTGCAGAAGCAGGGTGTGCTGAAATTCCCGATGGTTGCCGTCAATGATGCATACTGCAAGCATCTGTTCGATAACCGCTACGGAACCGGCCAGTCCGCTTGGGACGGCATTATCCGTACGACTAATCTGATGGTAGCGGGCAAGACAGTCGTGGTTGTCGGTTACGGCTGGTGCGGTAAAGGCGTCGCCATGCGGGCCAAGGGACTTGGGGCGAACGTTATTGTTACAGAAGTTGATGCAATTAAGGCGGTTGAAGCGCATATGGACGGTTTCCATGTCCTGCCGATGCTGGAAGCGGCCAAGCTGGGCGATTTCTTTGTTACCGTAACCGGCAACCGTTACGTCATCCGGGGCCAGCATTACGATGTGATGAAGGACGGGGCCATTATGTGCAACGCCGGTCATTTTGATGTGGAGGTCAACAAGCCGGAGCTTGCAGAGAGAGCGGTGACGCAGCGCGTTGTCCGTAAAAATATCGAGGAATACCAGCTTAAGGACGGTCGCAAGCTGTACCTGTTGGCTGAGGGACGGCTGGTCAACTTAGGCGCGGCGGACGGTCATCCGGCGGAGATTATGGACATGACGTTTGCGCTGCAGGCGCTCTCGCTGAAATACGTAAATGACAACTATGAAAAAATCGGCGTCAAGGTCGAGAATGTCCCTTATGAGCTGGACGAGCAGGTTGCCCGCTACAAGCTGGAAAGCATGGGGCTCAGCATTGACAGCTTGACACCTGAGCAGGTTGCGTATTTGGACAGCTGGAAGCTGAACTGA
- the bshC gene encoding bacillithiol biosynthesis cysteine-adding enzyme BshC: protein MNVVPEPLPGGSALARGFMHSYETVAHLYGGNFTLENKKQRAVWLDQSESLRADRSQLAEVLRAYNSRYNNHEKVRISLDLLEQPETLVVAGGQQSGLFTGPLLVIYKAVTAILAAREASRELDRPVVPLFWIAGEDHDWDEVNHTYVLNRSGEVTKLRIEHPDAGHSPVSHIELEEDHWRRPLEQLEELLQESEFKAEMMELMRGAASGGSMSCAFAEIMGSLFGKYGLVLLDSADPALRRLEQPFFRSLIENNDMLEASYHKTAADIKEGGFQLQADVTAGGANLFYIHEGARLLLIKKDGLFTDRKGTVSFSREELLDLLDRHPDRFSNNVLTRPLMQDYLLPVLATVLGQGEISYWGITGRAFAHMGLRMPLIIPRMSFTIVEGTLHKHLEKYGLTFADVQGRLEDKKRRWLEAQDELELGRRFEEAKAAFSAMYDPLIEQIGTVQAGLVKLGGSNKEKILDQISFLQNKVQDAMAKQNEAALRQWERIERSLMPLGRLQERVYNIIYYLNRYGRSWLDGLMELPTDYSGTHRIIYM from the coding sequence ATGAATGTTGTACCGGAGCCGCTGCCGGGCGGATCGGCGCTCGCCCGAGGGTTCATGCACAGCTATGAAACGGTCGCTCATTTATACGGCGGCAATTTTACGCTTGAGAACAAGAAGCAGCGCGCCGTTTGGCTGGATCAAAGCGAGAGCCTCCGGGCTGACCGCAGCCAACTTGCGGAAGTGCTGCGGGCCTATAACTCAAGGTATAATAACCATGAGAAGGTAAGAATATCGCTCGATCTGCTGGAACAGCCGGAGACGCTTGTCGTTGCCGGCGGACAGCAAAGCGGCCTGTTTACAGGCCCGCTCCTTGTTATCTATAAAGCGGTCACGGCTATTCTTGCCGCGCGAGAAGCGAGCCGGGAGCTGGACCGGCCGGTCGTCCCCCTTTTCTGGATTGCTGGCGAGGACCACGATTGGGATGAGGTTAATCATACATATGTGCTGAACCGGTCGGGGGAAGTAACGAAATTGAGAATCGAGCATCCGGATGCGGGGCATTCCCCGGTCAGCCATATTGAATTGGAAGAGGACCATTGGCGCCGCCCGCTAGAACAGCTGGAAGAACTACTTCAGGAGAGTGAATTTAAGGCGGAAATGATGGAACTAATGCGGGGCGCTGCCTCAGGCGGCAGCATGAGCTGCGCTTTTGCGGAAATTATGGGTTCGCTGTTCGGCAAATACGGCCTGGTGCTGCTGGATTCGGCGGACCCGGCGCTGCGGCGGCTGGAGCAGCCGTTCTTCCGCTCGCTGATCGAGAACAATGATATGCTTGAAGCCTCCTACCATAAGACGGCTGCCGACATTAAGGAGGGAGGGTTTCAGCTTCAGGCCGATGTGACGGCTGGCGGAGCGAATCTTTTTTATATTCATGAAGGAGCGCGGCTGCTGCTGATCAAGAAGGACGGATTATTCACCGACCGTAAAGGCACTGTTTCTTTTTCCCGCGAGGAGCTGCTGGATCTTCTGGACCGGCACCCCGATCGTTTCAGCAACAATGTGTTGACACGGCCGCTGATGCAGGATTATCTTCTGCCAGTGTTGGCAACGGTGCTTGGACAAGGCGAGATCTCATACTGGGGGATTACCGGCCGGGCGTTTGCACATATGGGGCTGCGGATGCCGCTGATTATTCCCCGCATGTCTTTTACTATCGTGGAAGGCACGCTGCATAAGCATTTAGAGAAATACGGACTGACTTTCGCCGATGTCCAAGGTAGACTGGAGGACAAGAAGCGGCGGTGGCTTGAAGCGCAGGACGAGCTGGAGCTTGGCAGAAGGTTCGAGGAGGCGAAAGCCGCTTTTTCCGCGATGTACGACCCTCTTATCGAACAAATCGGCACGGTCCAGGCCGGACTTGTCAAGCTTGGGGGCAGCAACAAGGAGAAAATACTGGATCAAATTTCCTTCTTGCAAAATAAAGTGCAGGACGCAATGGCAAAACAGAATGAAGCCGCGCTGCGGCAGTGGGAGCGGATTGAACGTTCGCTTATGCCGCTGGGCAGACTGCAGGAACGAGTTTACAATATCATCTATTATTTGAACCGATACGGCCGATCCTGGCTTGACGGGCTGATGGAGCTCCCCACAGATTACAGCGGGACGCACCGGATTATCTATATGTAA